The sequence GGCCAAAACGGCGGCCAATCTCGGCAAAACCGGTGAAATAGCCGCTGTCGCCGCTGAAGAACACCCGCAGCTCATCGTCTTCAATCACCCAGGAACACCACAGCGTGCGGTTGCCGTCGGTCAGGCTCCGGCCCGAAAAGTGCTGGGCCGGGGTAGCCGTCAGCCGCAGGCCGTCGATTTCCGTGCCTTGCCACCAGTCGAACTGGCGGATTTTGTCCGGCGCCACGCCCCAGGCCGCCAGGCGATCGCCCACGCCGAGCGGTGCGACGAACTGGCCCACCTTGCCGTCCAGCGCCCGAATGGCGGCCTGGTCCAGATGGTCGTAATGATCGTGTGAGAGGATCACCGCGCGGATCGGTGGCAGCTCCTCGATCGCGATCGGCGGCGCGTGAAAGCGTTTTGGCCCGGCGAATGGCAGCGGCGATGCCCGCTCGGAGAACACCGGATCGGTCAGCCACCATTGGCCGCGCAGCTTGAGCAACACCGTGGAATGCCCCAGACGGTACAGGCTACGATCGGGTGCCGCCTCAAGCTCGGCGCGCGACAGGCGCTGAATCGGCACCGGCGTCGCCGGCACCGTGCCTTTGGGCTTGTTGAAAAATACGTCCCACCACACGCGCAGGGTGGACTCGGGCAGGTCACCCGGCGCCGGCGGCCGCTGATTGTTAAAGCGCCGATCGCGCCATTGTGGCGATGAAGCATAGCCGCCCGCTGTCGGGCGCAATTTGGAACAACGGCTCAAAGTCAGAATTCCTTCAGCACAGCAATGGATGATTCGGGCAGCGGCGCGGTTCAGGTCGCCTTTGCCCGCACGACGCGATAAAACTTGTTGTCAAGAATAAGCCTTGAGAGGCGGACGATCCATGCGCTAAAGTACTTGTTTGTTTATCAAGAGTACGGATTTCATCATGGACCCGCTGTCAGACGTGTTGTCGCTGCTGCAACCCCAAAACCAGTTTTACGCCGGTTTCGACGCTGCCGGGGACTGGTCGTTCGAGTTTCCCCCTCATGAAGGCATCAAATTCACGGCGGTGATGCGCGGCGCCTGCTGGGGCATGACCGACGATCTGGCGCAGCCGATCCATTTCCGCGAAGGGGACTGCTTTTTGCTGAACAGTCGGCGGCGCTTCAGGGTCGCGTCCGATCCGGCGTTGCCGCCGCAGGGAGGGGAGCAGATCATGGCCGAGGCGACGCGCGACGGCATCGCCGTGCATAACGGCGGTGGTGAGGTCTTTTTGATCAGCGGGCGTTTCGGTTTTTCCGGCCAGCATGCGGCGCTGCTGTTTGATGCGCTGCCGCCGATCATCAACATCCCCAAAGCCTCGAGCCAGGCGGGCGTTTTGCGCTGGACGCTCGAACAGTGGACGAACGAGTTGCGTCACCCGCAGCTCGGCGGTGCGCTGATGTCGACCCACCTGGCGCACTTGATGCTGGTGCAGGTGTTTCGCCAGTTCCTCGAAACGGCCCATGGGCTGCCGAAAGGTTGGTTTCTGGCGCTGACCGACCGCCAGATCAGCCTGGCTATCGCCGCCATGCACGCCGAGCCGGCGCGCAACTGGACGCTGGAAGAGCTGGCCCGCATCGCCGGCATTTCCCGCACCGTATTCGCTCAACGTTTCAAAGGGCTGGTTGGCAGCACCGCCATGGAATACCTCTCGCGTTGGCGTATGCTGCAGGCGGCAGATCGTCTGCGGGCCGGTAAAGAAAACGTCGCGTCGATCGCCTACTCGTTGGGATACGGCTCGGAAAGCGCGTTCAGCACCGCCTTCAAACGGGTGATGGCGCAGTCGCCGTCGCAGTATCGGCGGCAAACGCCGGCCGGGGCGAGTGAACCGGAGGGAAAGGGGGCGCAGCGGCCGTGACCGCCGCGCCTGGCTTTACTGGCTGATGCTCTGCTGCAGCGCCTGAACGGAGGAAACGATGCCGGCATCGACCGACATGGTCAGGTCTTCCATTTCCAGCGACACCCAGTCGTTGTAGCCCATCATGCGCACCACCGAGAAGAACGCCTTCCACCACTGCAGATCCCGGCCGCAGCCGACGGCGACATAGTTCCAGGCGCGGCGGGCCACGTCGTCGATCGGTTTGGTCTCCAGCAGTCCGTTAACCTCAACGACGCCGCGCTCAAGGCGCACGTCTTTGCCGTGCACATGGTGAATGGCGGGGCCGAGGGCGCGGGCCACCGCGATGGGATCCGCACCCATCCAGATCAGGTGGCTGGGATCGAGGTTCAGACCCACCATCGGGCCAACGGCCTCGCGCAGCCGGAATAGCGTTTCCGGGTTCCACACCAGCATGGCGCTGAAGTTTTCCAGCGCAAAGCGCTCGACGCCGCACGCTTTGGCCCGGGCGACCAGCGCCTGCCAATAGGGGATTGCCACTTCATTCCATTGATAATCCAGACAGTTTTTCACCGTCGGCGGCCAGCTGACGGTATAGGTGATCCAGTTGGGAATGGTGTCATGCGGGCTAGCCGGGGGCAGGCCGCTCATCATAACGATCTTTTTCACCCCCAGCAGCCCGGCCAGCTCCAGCGTATTGTCGGTTTGGCGCTGATGGCGTTGCCCCAGTTCGCCGGGATCGAGCGGATTGCCGGAGACGTTGAGCGCGGCGATCTCCATGCCGCGGCTGGCCAGCGCCTGCAGCAGCTGCCGGCGTTTGGCGGGGTTGGCCAGCAGATCGTCGGCATCCAGATGGGGTGCCGGAGACCAGCCGCCGGTGGTCATTTCCACGCCGCACACCCCCAGCTCCAGCAGCCGGTCCAGCATCTGCTCGAAGGGTAAATGGCCCAGGCTGTCGGTACAAAATGAAAGTTTCATGGTGCTTTCCTTATTGGTAATTAACCCAGGTGGCGCCGTTGTCGGCGGAACGAACGCAGTTTTCAATCCAGCGCACACCTTCCAGCCCAGCGTCGATATCCGGGTAGATCAGCGTGGCCAGCGTCTGCCGATCGCCGCGCTGGCTGGCGCTGATGGCGATGGCGAACTTGAGGTAGATATTGGCCCAGGATTCGGCCAGGCCTTCGGTATGCAGCGCGCCGAGCCGCTCTTCGGCCAGGGCGCTGTCGTCCAGATAGGGCATGCCGTGGTGCAGGATCTGGTTGGGTCGCCCCTGGATCTCATAGCGCAATTCGCCGGGCGCAGCGTCGCTCCACTGCAGGCTGGCGAGCGAGCCCACCACGCGGATGCTTTGGCTGTCCATCGCGCCCGCATTGACGGCGGAGGCCCACATGCGGCCGACGGCGCCGTTTTCGTAGTGCATCAGCACCATGGCGTTGTCTTCCAGCGGGGCGCGGGAAGGAATAAAACTCTGGCGATCGCACAGCAGGGAGGCAATCTTCATATCGGGCATCACCAACTGCGAGATGTAGAAGGTGTGGGTGGAGATGTCACCCAGCACAAAAGAGGGGCCGGCGATTTTCGGATCGACGCGCCACTTTTGCGCCTCGAACTTGTCTGCGCTTTCGTTGGCATTGAAGCCGTGGGTGTATTGCAATTCGACCATGCGTATTTCGCCGATGTCGCCGTTCGCGATCATGACGCGCATCTGCATCAGCAGCGGATGGCCGGAGAAGCCGTAGGTTACGCCGACGATCAGGCCTTTCTCCGCCGCCAGCGCCTTAATTTCTCTCGCCTCCGCCGTGGTGAAGAACAGCGGCTTTTCGCAGATGACATGCAGGCCGGCATTCAGCGCGGCGCGCGTAATTTCATAGTGGGTGCCGTTGGGGGTGGCGATGGTCACCACCTCAACGCCATCTTCGCGGTTGGCTTCTTGCGCCAGCAACTGTTGATAGCTGTCATAGCAGCGTTCGGCGGGCACGCCGAGATTAACGCCAAACTCGCGTCCGCGTGCCGCGTCGATATCAAAAGCGCCGGCAACCAGCCGATAGGCGGTGTTGTCGCGCAGTGCGCCGGAACGGTGCTTGTAGCCCACCTGGCTGAGGCGGCCGCCGCCGATCATCGCCCAACGCAGCGGGCGAGGGATGCTTCTTTCACCATTTAACATGCTGACTCCTGATACTGTGGCTTTGCACTCGGGTGCAAAATAGGTTGAAAAAGAGAGTGGCAACGGTTTATTTCTGGTTCATCTGCGCAAATTGCGGGTAGTTTTCTCGCGTTACGGTGGCGTAAGGCACCCAGTTGTAAGGCTCGGTTTTGGCGTGATCCAACAGGGCGCGAGTCACTTGCACCGCGCCGATCGCC comes from Serratia sarumanii and encodes:
- a CDS encoding MBL fold metallo-hydrolase, whose translation is MSRCSKLRPTAGGYASSPQWRDRRFNNQRPPAPGDLPESTLRVWWDVFFNKPKGTVPATPVPIQRLSRAELEAAPDRSLYRLGHSTVLLKLRGQWWLTDPVFSERASPLPFAGPKRFHAPPIAIEELPPIRAVILSHDHYDHLDQAAIRALDGKVGQFVAPLGVGDRLAAWGVAPDKIRQFDWWQGTEIDGLRLTATPAQHFSGRSLTDGNRTLWCSWVIEDDELRVFFSGDSGYFTGFAEIGRRFGPFDLTLMETGAYDKRWPYVHMHPQQTVQAHRDLLGRWLLPIHNGTFDLAMHAWQDPFDQVLRHAAPSSVQVATPMIGERVDIVRPHPGSRWWR
- a CDS encoding AraC family transcriptional regulator, whose amino-acid sequence is MDPLSDVLSLLQPQNQFYAGFDAAGDWSFEFPPHEGIKFTAVMRGACWGMTDDLAQPIHFREGDCFLLNSRRRFRVASDPALPPQGGEQIMAEATRDGIAVHNGGGEVFLISGRFGFSGQHAALLFDALPPIINIPKASSQAGVLRWTLEQWTNELRHPQLGGALMSTHLAHLMLVQVFRQFLETAHGLPKGWFLALTDRQISLAIAAMHAEPARNWTLEELARIAGISRTVFAQRFKGLVGSTAMEYLSRWRMLQAADRLRAGKENVASIAYSLGYGSESAFSTAFKRVMAQSPSQYRRQTPAGASEPEGKGAQRP
- a CDS encoding sugar phosphate isomerase/epimerase family protein yields the protein MKLSFCTDSLGHLPFEQMLDRLLELGVCGVEMTTGGWSPAPHLDADDLLANPAKRRQLLQALASRGMEIAALNVSGNPLDPGELGQRHQRQTDNTLELAGLLGVKKIVMMSGLPPASPHDTIPNWITYTVSWPPTVKNCLDYQWNEVAIPYWQALVARAKACGVERFALENFSAMLVWNPETLFRLREAVGPMVGLNLDPSHLIWMGADPIAVARALGPAIHHVHGKDVRLERGVVEVNGLLETKPIDDVARRAWNYVAVGCGRDLQWWKAFFSVVRMMGYNDWVSLEMEDLTMSVDAGIVSSVQALQQSISQ
- a CDS encoding Gfo/Idh/MocA family protein, with amino-acid sequence MLNGERSIPRPLRWAMIGGGRLSQVGYKHRSGALRDNTAYRLVAGAFDIDAARGREFGVNLGVPAERCYDSYQQLLAQEANREDGVEVVTIATPNGTHYEITRAALNAGLHVICEKPLFFTTAEAREIKALAAEKGLIVGVTYGFSGHPLLMQMRVMIANGDIGEIRMVELQYTHGFNANESADKFEAQKWRVDPKIAGPSFVLGDISTHTFYISQLVMPDMKIASLLCDRQSFIPSRAPLEDNAMVLMHYENGAVGRMWASAVNAGAMDSQSIRVVGSLASLQWSDAAPGELRYEIQGRPNQILHHGMPYLDDSALAEERLGALHTEGLAESWANIYLKFAIAISASQRGDRQTLATLIYPDIDAGLEGVRWIENCVRSADNGATWVNYQ